In one window of Vanessa atalanta chromosome 10, ilVanAtal1.2, whole genome shotgun sequence DNA:
- the LOC125067096 gene encoding uncharacterized protein LOC125067096: MSFIENDISIPKRSCISCNNIISMGCSDPKNKLIPSIICKNNEDMCYSQHTPFGIVNRGCFNIYRNLTTYVCSCNLCNYISISEMPHIFSMKRDWIENVIELSRTKSFRNSIFKDMSCLRCEVNTTKTVMAEDVSANTNCLEGHISALPIQECAENEICGVKAIRSEGYVWRGCLANPLYNYWWRFCDSDLCNHDSLVSIFEESL, translated from the exons atgtcttttataGAAAATGATATAAGTATTCCAAAACGTTCCTGCATAtcgtgtaataatattatttcaatgggATGTAGTGATccaaaaaacaaatt gataccttcaattatttgtaaaaataatgaagatatGTGTTACTCTCAGCATACGCCGTTCGGTATAGTAAATCGTGGATGTTTCAACATATACCGCAATCTGACTACATACGTTTGTTCCTGTAATCTTTGTAACTACATTTCAATTTCCGAAATGCCtcatatattttcaatgaaaagaGATTGGATTGAAAATGTTATAGAACTCTCTCGAACGAAAAGTTTCAGGAActctatatttaaagatatgtcTTGCTTAAGATGTGAAGTGAATACAACTAAAACTGTGATGGCTGAGGATGTGAGTGCTAATACAAATTGCTTAGAAGGTCATAT aAGTGCACTCCCCATACAAGAGTGCGCAGAAAACGAAATTTGTGGTGTAAAAGCTATTAGAAGCGAGGGCTATGTCTGGCGAGGATGTTTGGCCAATCCCTTGTACAATTACTGGTGGAGATTTTGTGATAGTGATTTATGTAATCACGATAGTCTTGTATCGATTTTTGAAGAATCCTTATGA